A single region of the Devosia sp. FJ2-5-3 genome encodes:
- a CDS encoding nitroreductase: MPANPALRDYFLTRRSVGQAFLTEPAPTGEDLDTLLTIATRVPDHGKLTPWRLVVFSGDARVAAGEKLANLVQQRRPDIDEASLEVERNQFLPAPLVIGILSAPKAHPKIPEFEQLISAGNVAFNLVHGAYALGYAANWITRWYALEQEASALLGAQPGERFVGFVHIGTPKTIIEDRPRPQLGDIVTFWQP, from the coding sequence ATGCCCGCCAATCCTGCCCTGCGTGACTATTTTTTGACCCGTCGTTCTGTCGGCCAGGCCTTCCTCACCGAGCCCGCCCCGACGGGAGAGGACCTGGATACCCTGCTTACCATTGCGACGCGCGTGCCCGACCACGGCAAGCTCACCCCCTGGCGGCTGGTGGTCTTCTCGGGAGACGCCCGGGTGGCGGCGGGCGAGAAGCTGGCCAATCTGGTTCAGCAGAGGCGTCCCGATATCGACGAGGCATCGCTCGAAGTCGAGCGTAACCAGTTTCTGCCCGCGCCGCTCGTGATCGGTATTCTCTCGGCCCCGAAAGCGCATCCGAAGATCCCCGAATTCGAGCAATTGATTTCGGCCGGCAATGTCGCGTTCAATCTCGTCCACGGCGCCTACGCACTGGGCTATGCCGCGAACTGGATTACCCGCTGGTATGCACTCGAGCAGGAGGCCTCGGCTTTGCTTGGGGCGCAGCCCGGCGAGCGTTTCGTGGGTTTTGTCCATATTGGCACACCCAAGACAATCATCGAGGACAGGCCGCGGCCTCAGTTGGGTGACATTGTCACATTCTGGCAGCCTTAG
- the thrS gene encoding threonine--tRNA ligase — MSIKVTFPDGAVREFPRGTTGTAIVDGISKSLAKKTVAMRWNGVLSDLSDSLEADGKLEFVTRDSGSKDALELIRHDAAHVLAEAVQELWPDTQVTIGPVIENGFYYDFYRPAGPFTEDELRVIEKKMSEIIERGAAFTKEVWTRDQAKDFFRAKGEEFKVELVDAIPADQSLKMYKQGQWIDLCRGPHMRSVKDVGQAFKLTKVAGAYWRGDSNREVLSRIYGTAFATREELEAYLTMVEEAEKRDHRKIGRDLDLFHFQEEAQGSVFWHPRGFVIYNQMEAYIRRRLNSSGYVEVKTPQLMHAKFWEQSGHWGKYRENMFVVPDQVPNTEDDAPIFESGADLLALKPMNCPAHVQIFNQGIKSYRDLPLRMAEFGCCHRNEAHGALHGLMRVRQMTQDDAHIFCREDQIQSETEHFVHLLYSVYGHLGFENVVIKLATRPEKFGGTIERWDAAEKALGDALRATGYDFEIAEGEGAFYAPKLEFHLKDAIGRSWQVGTLQLDYVLPERLNATYVAEDGSRQYAVMLHRAILGSLERFIGILIENHAGKMPMWLAPTQVVVATIVSEADGYAQKLVDQMRAAGIRAEIDTRNEKINYKVREHSVQKVPLMFVIGKREAEEGTVSVRRLGTEGQKVMPAMEAIVALMAEGTPPDLKKTAEAA, encoded by the coding sequence ATGTCAATCAAGGTGACGTTCCCCGATGGTGCAGTGCGCGAATTTCCGCGTGGCACTACCGGCACCGCCATCGTTGATGGCATTTCCAAGAGCCTGGCCAAGAAGACTGTGGCCATGCGCTGGAACGGTGTCCTCTCCGATCTCTCGGACTCGCTCGAAGCCGACGGCAAGCTCGAATTCGTCACGCGCGATTCAGGCTCCAAGGATGCGCTTGAGCTTATCCGCCATGACGCCGCCCACGTTCTCGCCGAGGCCGTGCAGGAGCTCTGGCCCGATACGCAGGTGACCATCGGTCCCGTGATCGAAAACGGCTTCTATTACGATTTCTATCGTCCGGCCGGCCCCTTCACCGAGGATGAGCTGCGCGTCATTGAAAAGAAGATGAGCGAGATCATCGAGCGCGGCGCTGCCTTCACCAAGGAAGTGTGGACGCGCGACCAGGCCAAGGACTTCTTCCGCGCCAAGGGCGAGGAGTTCAAGGTCGAGCTCGTCGACGCCATCCCGGCCGACCAGTCGCTCAAGATGTACAAGCAGGGTCAGTGGATCGACCTCTGCCGCGGCCCGCACATGCGCTCCGTCAAGGATGTCGGTCAGGCCTTCAAGCTGACCAAGGTTGCCGGTGCCTATTGGCGCGGCGACAGCAATCGCGAAGTGCTATCCCGCATCTACGGCACCGCCTTTGCGACAAGGGAAGAGCTCGAAGCCTATCTGACGATGGTTGAAGAGGCCGAAAAGCGCGACCACCGCAAGATCGGTCGCGACCTCGATCTCTTCCACTTCCAGGAGGAAGCGCAGGGCTCGGTGTTCTGGCATCCGCGCGGCTTCGTCATCTACAACCAGATGGAAGCCTATATCCGCCGCCGCCTCAACTCGTCCGGCTATGTCGAGGTCAAGACGCCGCAGCTGATGCACGCCAAATTCTGGGAGCAGTCCGGCCACTGGGGCAAGTACCGCGAGAACATGTTCGTGGTGCCCGACCAGGTGCCGAACACGGAAGATGACGCGCCGATCTTTGAGTCGGGCGCCGACCTTCTCGCGCTCAAGCCGATGAACTGCCCGGCGCACGTGCAGATCTTCAACCAGGGTATCAAGTCCTACCGCGATCTGCCTCTGCGCATGGCCGAATTCGGTTGCTGCCACCGCAACGAGGCCCATGGCGCGCTCCATGGCCTGATGCGCGTGCGCCAGATGACCCAGGACGACGCGCATATCTTCTGCCGCGAAGACCAGATCCAGTCCGAGACCGAGCATTTCGTGCATCTGCTCTATTCGGTCTATGGCCATCTCGGCTTCGAAAACGTCGTCATCAAGCTCGCCACGCGCCCCGAAAAATTCGGTGGCACGATCGAGCGCTGGGATGCCGCCGAAAAGGCCCTGGGCGACGCGCTCCGTGCCACTGGCTATGATTTCGAGATCGCCGAAGGCGAGGGCGCCTTCTACGCGCCAAAACTCGAATTCCACCTCAAGGACGCCATCGGCCGGTCCTGGCAGGTCGGCACGCTGCAGCTCGACTATGTCCTGCCCGAGCGCCTCAACGCCACCTATGTGGCCGAGGACGGTTCGCGCCAATACGCCGTCATGCTGCACCGCGCGATCCTCGGTTCGCTCGAGCGGTTCATCGGCATCCTGATCGAGAACCACGCTGGCAAGATGCCGATGTGGCTGGCCCCGACCCAGGTCGTTGTCGCCACTATCGTCTCGGAAGCCGATGGCTATGCGCAGAAGCTCGTCGACCAGATGCGCGCCGCCGGTATCCGTGCCGAGATCGACACGCGCAACGAGAAGATCAACTACAAGGTCCGCGAACACTCTGTGCAGAAGGTCCCGCTGATGTTCGTCATCGGCAAGCGTGAAGCCGAAGAGGGCACCGTGTCGGTGCGTCGTCTCGGCACTGAAGGTCAGAAGGTCATGCCGGCGATGGAAGCCATCGTCGCGCTGATGGCCGAAGGCACCCCGCCGGACCTCAAGAAGACGGCCGAGGCTGCCTGA
- a CDS encoding GFA family protein: protein MLRGSCLCGAVGYEVEDAFTAAFYCHCSNCRRATGSAFKPMGAIPFDRIRIVTGEADLLLYGDPEGSRDFHCGKCGSLLYSFIAGNGNGHVTMGTLIDPPSVRPSFHIFVGSKAPWYEINDDLPQFPELPT, encoded by the coding sequence ATGCTGAGAGGAAGTTGTCTTTGCGGGGCGGTAGGCTACGAGGTCGAAGACGCCTTTACGGCCGCCTTTTATTGCCATTGCTCAAACTGCCGGCGAGCCACCGGTTCGGCCTTCAAGCCTATGGGCGCCATCCCCTTCGACCGCATCCGCATCGTCACCGGCGAGGCCGATCTCCTGCTTTATGGCGATCCGGAGGGGAGCCGCGATTTCCACTGCGGCAAGTGTGGATCGCTTCTCTATTCCTTCATTGCGGGCAACGGAAACGGCCATGTCACCATGGGCACCCTGATCGACCCGCCCTCGGTCCGCCCTTCGTTTCACATCTTCGTCGGCTCCAAGGCGCCCTGGTACGAGATCAATGACGATTTGCCACAGTTCCCCGAACTGCCGACATGA
- a CDS encoding iron-sulfur cluster assembly scaffold protein produces MSLSDLYSDRILELAGNAPQPGRLIAPDASARKVSRVCGSMIEVDVVVENGVITAYGHDLSACALGQTSAAIVAEQIVGTPVADFRALRDTMHAMLKADGAPPEGKWRDLRYLEPVRDFPARHTSTLLVFDAVVEALGKLESSQSLGASGS; encoded by the coding sequence ATGTCTCTGAGCGATCTCTATTCCGACCGGATTCTCGAACTGGCGGGCAATGCGCCACAGCCGGGTCGCCTCATCGCGCCAGATGCCAGCGCGCGCAAGGTTAGCCGGGTTTGCGGCTCGATGATCGAGGTCGATGTCGTCGTCGAAAATGGCGTCATCACCGCCTATGGCCATGATCTGTCCGCCTGTGCGCTGGGCCAGACCAGCGCCGCCATCGTTGCAGAACAGATTGTCGGTACGCCGGTGGCAGACTTCCGAGCCCTGCGCGATACCATGCATGCCATGCTCAAGGCCGATGGTGCGCCGCCGGAAGGCAAGTGGCGTGATTTGCGGTACCTCGAGCCCGTGCGCGATTTTCCGGCGCGTCACACCTCCACGCTCCTCGTCTTTGACGCTGTGGTTGAGGCGCTGGGAAAACTCGAATCGAGTCAGTCGCTTGGTGCATCCGGTTCATGA
- a CDS encoding phosphomannomutase yields the protein MSLKFGTSGVRGLVTELRGQPARRYVAAFLRHLQASGQMQAGRVLVGYDLRSSSPDIARDCLTAIAAAGFTPIDCGAVATPALALRALDTRAAAVMITGSHIPADRNGLKFYTPDGEISKADEQGILAQISDADIAENAVSAEDEFAVTQAAYLNRCVALLPENALKGLRIGVFEHSTVSRDLLGQVLRALGAETVSLGRSDLFVPVDTEAFSDAVFAPLKGWITEHQLDAIVSADGDADRPLLMDGEGNFVRGDALGLLAARFLGARTVVTPVTSNSAIERTGFFAAVIRTRVGSPFVVAGMEAAGDKVVGFEANGGTFVGPGFELSPLPTRDAILPLLAALGLAQQQQISIAQLVRNLPLQIAVADRLQEVPSERSAEFLSRLEIDPAYASAIFGPNAISGVNAIDGLQFHLASGETVHFRASGNAPELRCYVEAGTPEKATSLLGWAMDVLKKAVR from the coding sequence ATGAGTCTCAAATTCGGCACCAGCGGCGTCCGCGGCCTCGTCACCGAACTGCGGGGCCAGCCGGCCCGCCGCTATGTCGCCGCCTTCCTCCGCCACCTCCAGGCCTCGGGGCAGATGCAGGCGGGACGCGTGCTCGTCGGCTATGATCTGCGCTCCTCTAGCCCCGATATCGCGCGCGACTGCCTCACCGCCATTGCCGCTGCCGGCTTCACCCCGATCGATTGCGGCGCGGTGGCGACGCCGGCCCTTGCCCTGCGCGCGCTGGACACCAGGGCGGCCGCGGTGATGATCACCGGCAGCCACATCCCTGCCGACCGGAACGGCCTCAAATTCTATACGCCCGACGGCGAAATCAGTAAGGCCGACGAGCAAGGCATTCTCGCCCAGATATCCGACGCCGATATTGCCGAAAACGCCGTCTCCGCCGAGGACGAATTCGCCGTCACCCAAGCGGCCTATCTCAATCGCTGCGTTGCGCTCCTTCCCGAAAATGCCCTCAAGGGGCTGCGCATCGGCGTCTTCGAGCATTCCACCGTCTCGCGCGATCTTCTGGGTCAGGTGCTGCGTGCCCTCGGCGCCGAAACAGTTTCGCTGGGCCGCAGCGATCTGTTCGTGCCGGTCGATACCGAGGCCTTTTCCGACGCGGTGTTTGCCCCGCTCAAGGGCTGGATCACCGAGCACCAGCTCGACGCCATCGTCTCTGCCGACGGTGATGCCGACCGGCCCCTTCTCATGGACGGGGAAGGCAATTTCGTGCGCGGCGATGCGCTGGGCCTGCTTGCGGCGCGCTTCCTCGGCGCCCGCACGGTCGTGACGCCCGTCACCTCAAATTCCGCCATCGAGCGCACCGGCTTCTTTGCCGCCGTTATCCGCACCCGCGTCGGCTCGCCCTTCGTGGTCGCAGGCATGGAAGCGGCGGGCGATAAGGTGGTCGGTTTTGAAGCCAATGGCGGCACTTTTGTCGGCCCCGGTTTCGAGCTCAGCCCACTGCCTACCCGCGACGCCATCCTGCCACTGCTCGCCGCCCTTGGCCTTGCGCAGCAGCAGCAGATTTCAATCGCCCAGCTGGTCCGAAACCTGCCGCTCCAGATTGCGGTGGCGGATCGCCTGCAAGAGGTTCCCAGCGAGCGCAGCGCCGAATTCCTTTCGCGTCTCGAGATCGATCCGGCCTACGCCAGCGCCATCTTCGGGCCAAACGCCATTTCTGGCGTGAACGCCATCGACGGGCTGCAATTCCACCTCGCGAGCGGCGAAACCGTCCACTTCCGCGCCTCCGGCAACGCCCCCGAACTGCGCTGCTATGTCGAGGCCGGCACACCGGAAAAGGCAACGAGCCTGCTCGGCTGGGCCATGGACGTGCTGAAAAAGGCGGTCCGCTGA
- the folE gene encoding GTP cyclohydrolase I FolE: MDVRAEPFSAVPMSEEAARRPTREEAEAAVRTLIAWAGDDPTREGLLETPARVTKAYGELFGGYKQDAKTVLAKTFKEVGGYDDIVFVRDIPFYAHCEHHMVPFYGKAHIAYLPHDGVVGLSKLARLVDVFARRLQTQETMTAQIIDAINDSLGPRGAAVMLEAEHMCMTMRGVKAHDVMTITHRFTGVFAEDRVEQDRFFAMINRR, translated from the coding sequence ATGGATGTCCGCGCCGAGCCATTTTCCGCTGTGCCCATGAGCGAGGAAGCTGCACGCCGTCCGACGCGCGAAGAGGCCGAAGCGGCCGTTCGCACGCTCATTGCCTGGGCGGGCGACGACCCGACCCGCGAAGGCCTGCTGGAGACCCCTGCCCGGGTCACCAAGGCCTATGGCGAGCTGTTCGGCGGCTATAAGCAGGACGCCAAGACGGTGCTGGCCAAGACTTTCAAGGAAGTCGGCGGCTATGACGACATCGTCTTCGTGCGCGACATTCCCTTCTATGCCCATTGCGAGCACCACATGGTGCCCTTCTACGGCAAGGCGCACATCGCCTATCTGCCGCATGACGGGGTAGTCGGGTTGTCCAAGCTGGCCCGCCTGGTCGACGTTTTTGCCCGGCGCCTCCAGACCCAGGAAACCATGACGGCGCAGATCATCGACGCCATCAACGATAGCCTCGGACCGCGCGGCGCCGCCGTCATGCTCGAAGCCGAACACATGTGCATGACCATGCGCGGGGTGAAGGCCCATGACGTGATGACCATCACGCACCGCTTTACCGGTGTGTTCGCCGAAGATCGGGTGGAGCAGGACCGCTTCTTCGCCATGATCAACCGGCGCTGA
- the corA gene encoding magnesium/cobalt transporter CorA, whose amino-acid sequence MLTAYASVDKLLVRRDFAADDLPNLVWVDLLNPTPEENGAVEAALKISVPSQHDVAEIELSSRLYLEDGGEFLTVTALTDLDTDDPGKMPVTFILKAGVLVTVRWCEPRPFKTYTMRASKLRDVPSGNGEEVMVGLLEALVDRLADALEQVGTEIDTISREAFRNKARKANKKAHELQVLIERIGRKAEVLNLVQESLVSIGRVTAYHTAADAGARKSEASKESRTWLKVIQRDATSLVEHARGLNGRVNFLLDATLGLISLEQNQIIKIFSVAAVVFLPPTLVASIYGMNFTVMPELDWVLGYPFAIGLMVLFAVLPYLFFKRKGWL is encoded by the coding sequence ATGCTCACAGCCTATGCTTCAGTCGACAAACTCCTCGTGCGCCGGGACTTCGCCGCGGACGATCTGCCCAATCTTGTCTGGGTCGATCTCCTCAATCCCACGCCTGAGGAGAACGGGGCCGTCGAGGCAGCTCTCAAGATCAGCGTACCCTCGCAGCACGACGTCGCCGAGATCGAGCTGTCCTCGCGCCTCTATCTCGAGGATGGCGGCGAATTCCTGACGGTGACGGCGCTCACCGACCTCGACACGGACGATCCCGGCAAGATGCCGGTGACCTTCATTCTCAAGGCAGGCGTGCTGGTGACCGTGCGCTGGTGCGAGCCCAGGCCCTTCAAGACCTACACGATGCGCGCCTCAAAGCTGAGGGACGTACCCTCTGGCAATGGCGAGGAAGTCATGGTCGGGCTGCTCGAAGCGCTCGTCGATCGCCTGGCCGACGCGTTGGAGCAGGTTGGGACGGAGATCGACACTATTTCCCGCGAGGCCTTCCGCAACAAGGCCCGCAAGGCGAACAAGAAAGCGCATGAACTGCAGGTGCTGATCGAACGCATCGGCCGCAAGGCGGAAGTGCTCAACCTGGTGCAGGAAAGCCTTGTGAGCATAGGCCGGGTCACGGCCTATCATACGGCCGCCGACGCGGGGGCCCGCAAGAGCGAGGCCAGCAAGGAGAGCCGGACCTGGCTCAAGGTAATCCAGCGTGACGCCACATCCCTGGTCGAGCATGCCCGGGGGCTGAACGGCCGGGTGAACTTCCTGCTCGATGCGACGCTGGGACTGATCAGCCTCGAGCAGAACCAGATCATCAAGATCTTCTCTGTCGCCGCCGTGGTGTTCCTGCCGCCGACCCTGGTGGCCTCTATCTATGGCATGAACTTTACCGTCATGCCCGAACTCGACTGGGTGCTGGGTTATCCCTTCGCCATCGGCCTGATGGTGCTGTTCGCAGTGCTTCCCTATCTGTTCTTCAAGCGCAAGGGCTGGCTCTGA
- the arfB gene encoding alternative ribosome rescue aminoacyl-tRNA hydrolase ArfB, whose translation MAEPIMITRFVSIDPSEIEETFVRGSGPGGQNVNKVASAVQLRFDLANSPSLSEPMKRRVAALAGSRLTKDGVIVITSNSHRDQPLNRAEAQARLVALLREGAHPPKPRIATRPTLASKKRRLEGKTIRSGVKRLRGAPGTED comes from the coding sequence ATGGCCGAACCAATCATGATCACCCGCTTCGTTTCCATCGATCCCTCCGAGATCGAAGAAACATTCGTCCGGGGCTCGGGGCCGGGCGGGCAGAACGTCAACAAGGTCGCAAGCGCGGTGCAACTGCGCTTCGATCTCGCCAATTCCCCCAGTCTGTCCGAGCCGATGAAGCGGCGCGTCGCGGCGCTTGCCGGCAGCCGCCTGACCAAGGATGGCGTCATCGTCATCACGTCGAACTCCCATCGCGACCAACCGCTCAATCGGGCCGAGGCACAGGCGCGGCTCGTGGCGCTTCTGCGCGAGGGCGCACACCCGCCCAAGCCGCGCATTGCCACGCGCCCGACGCTCGCCTCAAAAAAGCGCCGGCTCGAGGGCAAGACCATTCGTTCCGGCGTCAAGCGCCTGCGCGGCGCCCCGGGCACCGAAGACTGA
- the yidD gene encoding membrane protein insertion efficiency factor YidD, translated as MKRIIAAFWQAVDFPFKLAAIFLITLYRYTLSAFVGRTCRHLPTCSEYTRDSIWRFGFWPGGWMGLARFWRCRPGGTHGYDPVPIELPETGRWYHPWLYGRWR; from the coding sequence ATGAAGAGAATCATCGCAGCGTTCTGGCAGGCGGTCGATTTCCCCTTCAAGCTGGCCGCAATTTTCCTGATCACGCTCTACCGCTATACCCTCTCAGCCTTTGTCGGACGAACCTGCCGACACTTGCCGACCTGCTCTGAATATACCCGCGATTCCATCTGGCGTTTCGGGTTCTGGCCGGGCGGCTGGATGGGGCTGGCGCGGTTTTGGCGCTGTCGCCCCGGTGGCACCCATGGGTACGATCCGGTGCCGATCGAATTGCCCGAAACAGGCCGTTGGTATCATCCATGGCTCTATGGGCGCTGGAGGTAA